The sequence CGCGACTGGGCCGCCAAGGGACCGTATCTGCTCGGCGTGCGCGCGGTCATCGCCGAGTCGTACGAGCGAATCCATCGGTCAAACCTGGTCGGGATGGGAATCCTGCCGCTGCAGTACCTGCCCGGGGAGAGCGCCATGGCGCTGGGCCTGACCGGCCGGGAGCGACTCAGCGTGACCGGCATCGCCGATGGGCTTCGGCCTCACCAGGAGCTGAGCGTGACCGCCACCTCAGAGGAAGGTCGCGACCTGCGATTCCGCGCGATTGCCCGCCTCGACGGCGAGATCGACGTGACGTACTACCGCAACGGGGGCGTGCTTCAGACGGTGCTCCGCCGCCTGGTGAAGTCCACAGCCGATCGCCAGTCTTGGGGGCCAGCTATTCAGTAGGTACCTGGTACGTCGATGGAGCGACGGCCGACGGGGCTCGCGGCGACCGCTCATTCACCGGGTGACTCGTGCATCGGAGGGGGTGGGCACGCTCGGGGCCTCACCGCCACACCAGTGATTGTGTGAATAAGGGCACAGCCCGCGCGACCGTCGCGGCTTGAGGCCGCAGGCACCGGACCCGAGTTCAGGCGCTCAACGCCGACGGCCAGCCGTGGGCGAGCAGCTCGATCACCTCGACCGCGGGCAGGGCGGGGGAGAAATGGAAGCCCTGGCCCAGCCGGCAATCGATGGCTCGCAGCCTGGTCAGCTGCTCGGCGGTCTCGATCCCCTCGGCCAGCACCTCCATGTGCAGCGTCTGGCCCAGCTTGACGATCGACCGAACCAGGACTGGAACATCGCGCCCGTGACCGATCGCGGCCGTGAAGGAGCGGTCGATCTTCAGCACCTCGACCGGCAGGCGCTCCAGGTAGCTGAGCGACGAGTAGCCGGTGCCGAAGTCATCGATCGCCAGCCGCGCCCCGAGTGCGCGGAGGCGGTGCAGGGTCGCGGTGCTCTGGTCGAGGTCCGCCATCAGGCCGCTCTCGGTGATCTCCAGCGTCAGGCGCTCAGGGGGAATGCCACTCGATTCGACCGCATCCGCCACGGTCTGCACGAACTCCGGCTCCTGGAGCTCGCGCGCTGACACGTTGACCCACATCGACAGGCGCTGGAGCCGCGGCCCGGAGAGGCGTCCGGCGGCGGTCCAGGCAGCGAGCTGTCGGCAGGCCTCGCCGATCATCCAGCGGCCCAGCGGCACGACCAGCCCGGTCTCCTCGGCGATCGGGATGAACTCGGTTGGAAGCACGAGCCCGCGCTCGGGGTGACGCCAGCGGACGAGTGCCTCGACACCGGTGACGTTGCCGCTGCGCAGGTCGACGATCGGCTGGTAGTGCAGCTCGAAGTCCTGGTTCGCGATCGCCTGCTCCAGGTCGCCCTTGAGCTCCATCCGCGTCACGGCGGCCTCGTGCATGTGTGGCTCGTAGAAGGCGAAGCCCGCCTTCCCCGACGTCTTGGCGGTATACATGGCCAGGTCGGCCTGACGCAGGAGGTCATCCGGTTCGGTGCTGCCGTCAGAGGTGATGGCGGCGCCGATGCTTGCCCGCATGACGACCTGCCGGCCGTGGAACTCGAATGGCGAGCGGAGTGCCTCCAGGATTCGCTCGGCCGCGCGCCGCGTGCCGTCCTTGTTGGTCTCCTCGAGCAGGATCGCGAACTCGTCGCCGCCAAATCGAGCCGTCGTGTCCTCGGGGCGCATCACCGCCCGCAGTCGCTCGGCGACCGCCACCAGCAGCTGGTCGCCGGCTTCGTGGCCGAGCGAGTCGTTGACGGTCTTGAAGTCGTCGAGGTCGGAGAAGAGGACCGATACGGACCCTCGACCGCGAGCCTGGCGAGCCAGTGCGTGGGCGACCCGGTCGCGGAAGAGAGCACGGTTGGCGAGGCCGGTCAGCGAATCGTGGAAGGCCTGGTGCTGGAGCTGCATCTCCAGCTCCTTGCGCAGGGTGATGTCGTGGATCAGCGCGCTGAAGCGAATATTATCGCCGCTGCCGACCGGCCAGATCGTCAGCTCGGCCAGGAATTCGTGCCCGTCGCGATGCAGCGCCGTGACCTCGATCCGCTTTCCGACGAGGGGACCCTCCCCGGTCACCAGGTAGCGAGCAAGCCCTGCCCGATGTGCCGCGCGCTGCGCGACCGGAATGATCTTCTCCTCGAGCGGCTCGCCCAGTGCCTCCTGCCGGGACCAGCCGAAGGCCGCTTCTGCCTGCGCGTTCCAGTCGATGATGCGGCCCTGGGCATCGATCGCGACATACGCCTGGCTGGCGCTCTCGATGATCAGCTGAGTCTGCTCCTCGTTCTCGCGGGCCGCCATCTCGGCCTCTTTCTGCGCCGAGATGTCGATCATGTAGCCGCGGTAGCGCGTCGGCTCGCCGCGCTCGTTGCCGATCACGACCCCCTCGTCGCGGATCCAGATCTCGCGACCGTCCCGGGTCCGCATGCGGTACTCGCTCACGGACCGGGCGCCGATGTCACGGCGGCCTTCAAATTCCTCGTCCTCGAGGACCCGCTGCCGATCGTCGGGGTGGATATGGCTCATCCACAGGCTCGTGTCCGCCTGCCACTCGGCGGCGCTGTAGCCGAGCAGCTCCTGGATCCGGGGGCTGACGTAATGCCAGGTGGCATCCGCCCCGAGATCGGCGACATACAGGACCGCTGGCAGCTCCTCCACCATGGCCCGGTATCGCGCTTCGGCGTCCCTGAGGTCGTCGACCAGGCCACGGCGTGGTCCGACGCCCGACCAGGCGAGGATGCCAATGAGGCCGATCGCGCTGGCAATCGCCAGGACCAATGTCACCTCGCGCCCGCTGGGGACGAGCTTGGTGGCGAGCGCGGCGATGATGCCGATTCCAACGAGCAGCACGACGTTCACGAGTGCCACGACCTGCCGATCGCGACGCCTCGCGGCCGCGCGCCCTCGTAGCTTCATGGTCACCAGCGGTGGATCGGGCTCCATATCACCAACCGAAGGTACCCTTCCGCCCTCACGACCCGAATAGCCCGTTCGTCCCGCTCACGTTGCCGGGGCGGGACGCATCGGTCTAGACTCAGCCTCGCCCGTTCGCCCCACCTGGAGTGCCCCGTGACCGCTCGCTCCACCGACGACCTGCGCGCCAAGATCCGCGAGGTGCCGGACTTCCCGAAGCCGGGGATCCTCTTCTACGACATCACCACCCTGCTGCGCGACGCCGATGCATTCAAGGAAGTGATCGACCGCATGGCCGAGGCGGTGAAGGGGGAGAAGATCGACCTGGTGGTCGGGATGGAATCCCGGGGGTTCATCTTCGCGGCCCCTCTGGCCGACCGCCTGGGAGCGGGATTCGTCCCGGTGCGCAAGCTCGGAAAGCTGCCGGCCGAGACGATCGAGGTCGAGTACGACCTTGAATACGGGACCGCAACGCTCGAGATCCACCGTGACGCCATCACCCGTGGGCAGCGGGTCTTGGTGGTGGACGACCTGCTGGCCACGGGCGGGACGGTGCTCGGCACGATCGAGCTGGTGCGCCGGCTGGGTGGCGAGATCGCGGGGCTCTCGTTCGCGGTCGAGCTGACCGCGCTGGGCGGGCGCGACAAGCTCGCCGAATTCGCGATCCACACGCTGCTCGCCTACTAGTCGCCCGTCGATGGCCGCTCTCCCAGCCACCCAGCTTCATGCTCGCTCCGTCACGGATCGCGACGAGATCGCGGCGTATCTGCGCAGCGACCGTCGCTACGCCGCCTATGCCCTCGGAGACCTCGACTCGCCGGCGCGCGGCCGCTGCTCATGGGGGATCGCCTACGATGCCGGCGGCGAGCCCGCAGCGCTCGCGATGCACCACGACGGCCTCGTGCCGCAGCCGCTCTTCCTGATGGGCGAGCCCGACGGCTGCCGGGCCGTGCTGGCCAGCGTCATCAAGCCGCGAGACGCGTTCTTCCAGGCGATGGAAGCCCTGGACGCCGCTGCCGCGGACCTCTATGAGCTCGAACGGGCGACCGTCTTGCTGCGGATGGTTGTCGACGCGACGACCTTTGTCCCCACCGCGGGCGTTGCCGTACGCCTCAGCGCGGCAGACATCGACGATCTGAATCGGCTCTATCAGCTCGGATTCCGTGCGGGCTTCGCGCAGGCGATCCTCGACGACGCGGTCTATTACGGGATCCGCATCCACGGCCGCCTGGTGAGCGCCGCCGGCACCCACGTCATCAACCGTGGCGAGGGGATCGCGGTGGTCGGCAACGTGATGACCCACGCCGACTACCGTGGCCACGGCTTCGCCAGGATGGTGACTGGCGCGGTGACCTTGGATCTGCTCGAGCAGGTCCCGGACGTGGCCCTCAATGTCCACGCGGATAACGAGTCGGCCATCGCGGCCTACTCCAGACTCGGCTACCGTGAGTACTGTCGGCTGACCGAGAGGCTGGGGCGCCGCCGTTCCGGCGGCTGGGGGTTGATGCGACCGATACGAGAGGCAATGAGAATCACGTGGCCACGAGACCAACGCTGAAGGGTGACGTTCGCGACATCGGCCTGGCCGATGCGGGGGCGCTGAAGATCGAATGGGCAGATCGCCAGATGCCGGTGCTGGCGGGAATCCGCGAGCGGTTCGCGGCCGAGCGACCGCTGGCGGGCTGGAAGATCAGCGCCTGCCTGCACGTCACCGCCGAGACGGCGAACCTGATGCGCACCCTGGCAGCCGGTGGCGCCGATGCCGTCCTCTGCTCGTCGAACCCGCTCTCCACCCAGGACGACGTGGCGGCTTCGCTGATCGAGCATCACGGCATCCCCACCTACGCCATCAAGGGAGAGGATCGCGACTCGTACTATGGCCACATCGCCGCAGCGCTGGACCACGCCCCCCAGGTGACCATGGACGACGGCGCAGACCTGGTCTCGGAGCTGCACACGAGGCGCACGGAACTGCTCCCCGATGTTGTCGGCGGGACCGAGGAGACGACCACCGGCGTCATCCGGCTGCGCGCCATGGCGGCGGCCGGCAAGCTGCGCTTCCCGGTGCTCGGGGTCAATGAGGCGCTCACAAAGCACCTCTTCGACAACCGCTATGGCACCGGGCAGAGCGCCATCGACGGGATCCTGCGCGCGACCAACGTGCTGATCGCCGGCAAGCAGGTGGTGGTGGGTGGCTACGGGTGGGTCGGTCGCGGCATCGCCGCCCGCGCGGCCGGCATGGGCGGCATCGTGACCGTGGTCGAGGTCGACCCGATCCGGGCGCTGGAAGCGGCAATGGACGGCTACCGGGTCACGACCGCCTCGGTCGCCGCCGAAGGTGGCGAGATCTTCATCGCCGCCACCGGCAACCTGAACGTGTGGGGCGCAGCCGACTTCCCGAAGATGCGGGACGGCGCGATCCTGGCCAATGCCGGCCATTTCAACGACGAGTTCGAGCTGTCCGCG is a genomic window of Chloroflexota bacterium containing:
- a CDS encoding EAL domain-containing protein; amino-acid sequence: MEPDPPLVTMKLRGRAAARRRDRQVVALVNVVLLVGIGIIAALATKLVPSGREVTLVLAIASAIGLIGILAWSGVGPRRGLVDDLRDAEARYRAMVEELPAVLYVADLGADATWHYVSPRIQELLGYSAAEWQADTSLWMSHIHPDDRQRVLEDEEFEGRRDIGARSVSEYRMRTRDGREIWIRDEGVVIGNERGEPTRYRGYMIDISAQKEAEMAARENEEQTQLIIESASQAYVAIDAQGRIIDWNAQAEAAFGWSRQEALGEPLEEKIIPVAQRAAHRAGLARYLVTGEGPLVGKRIEVTALHRDGHEFLAELTIWPVGSGDNIRFSALIHDITLRKELEMQLQHQAFHDSLTGLANRALFRDRVAHALARQARGRGSVSVLFSDLDDFKTVNDSLGHEAGDQLLVAVAERLRAVMRPEDTTARFGGDEFAILLEETNKDGTRRAAERILEALRSPFEFHGRQVVMRASIGAAITSDGSTEPDDLLRQADLAMYTAKTSGKAGFAFYEPHMHEAAVTRMELKGDLEQAIANQDFELHYQPIVDLRSGNVTGVEALVRWRHPERGLVLPTEFIPIAEETGLVVPLGRWMIGEACRQLAAWTAAGRLSGPRLQRLSMWVNVSARELQEPEFVQTVADAVESSGIPPERLTLEITESGLMADLDQSTATLHRLRALGARLAIDDFGTGYSSLSYLERLPVEVLKIDRSFTAAIGHGRDVPVLVRSIVKLGQTLHMEVLAEGIETAEQLTRLRAIDCRLGQGFHFSPALPAVEVIELLAHGWPSALSA
- a CDS encoding adenine phosphoribosyltransferase, encoding MTARSTDDLRAKIREVPDFPKPGILFYDITTLLRDADAFKEVIDRMAEAVKGEKIDLVVGMESRGFIFAAPLADRLGAGFVPVRKLGKLPAETIEVEYDLEYGTATLEIHRDAITRGQRVLVVDDLLATGGTVLGTIELVRRLGGEIAGLSFAVELTALGGRDKLAEFAIHTLLAY
- a CDS encoding GNAT family N-acetyltransferase, translating into MAALPATQLHARSVTDRDEIAAYLRSDRRYAAYALGDLDSPARGRCSWGIAYDAGGEPAALAMHHDGLVPQPLFLMGEPDGCRAVLASVIKPRDAFFQAMEALDAAAADLYELERATVLLRMVVDATTFVPTAGVAVRLSAADIDDLNRLYQLGFRAGFAQAILDDAVYYGIRIHGRLVSAAGTHVINRGEGIAVVGNVMTHADYRGHGFARMVTGAVTLDLLEQVPDVALNVHADNESAIAAYSRLGYREYCRLTERLGRRRSGGWGLMRPIREAMRITWPRDQR
- the ahcY gene encoding adenosylhomocysteinase; the encoded protein is MATRPTLKGDVRDIGLADAGALKIEWADRQMPVLAGIRERFAAERPLAGWKISACLHVTAETANLMRTLAAGGADAVLCSSNPLSTQDDVAASLIEHHGIPTYAIKGEDRDSYYGHIAAALDHAPQVTMDDGADLVSELHTRRTELLPDVVGGTEETTTGVIRLRAMAAAGKLRFPVLGVNEALTKHLFDNRYGTGQSAIDGILRATNVLIAGKQVVVGGYGWVGRGIAARAAGMGGIVTVVEVDPIRALEAAMDGYRVTTASVAAEGGEIFIAATGNLNVWGAADFPKMRDGAILANAGHFNDEFELSALESQAASSREVRPSTREYLMADGRRLFLLADGRLVNLGAAEGHPALVMDMSFANQALGLEWLRSHAGELEPQVYGIPEEIDREVARLKLESMGIEIDPMTVAQKAYSESWESGT